The DNA segment GCGGAAGCCGGCCGCCAAGGCCGCTCCCGTCAAGAAGGCCGCCCAGTAAGGAACCTTCGTCCTGGAAAAGCGGGGGTGCAGCCGATTGAGGCCGCGCCCCCGCTTTCTTTCGGGACCGTCCTTCAGCGGAAGCCGTGGTCGGCGCGGAAGCGCTCCACGCCGGGATCCTGATGGCGCGCCATGTCCGCCACGGTCACGGCGCGGAGGCGCGCCAGGATCGAGGTGAGGGTCTCCTTCCAGAACTCGTGGAGGACGCACGGCGTCTCGTCCGTGCAGCCGGACAGCCCCACCATGCACCGGTCCCGCCAATTGACGCCGTCGATGGCCTCTGACAGGTCCTCCAGGGTGATCTCCCGGGAAGGCTTGGCCAGCACCACCCCGCCGTGGTGGCCGCGGCGGGCCGTCACCAGGCCCTTCTTCGCCAGCTTGTGCACCAGCTTGGAGAGGTAGGAGCGGGGAATCCCCGTATAGTCCGCCACGGCCTCCACCAAAACGGGCTGGCCGCCCGGCTCCTGGAAGCAACGCATCGCTCGCAGCGCGTAACCGGTGGTCTGGGACAAGGGGAGCACGGCGCACCTCCGGGAGGTGGATCCAGCGCGCCTCCCTCAATGAGGATCATCCGGTAATCTAACGAGTCAACCATCCTTGTGATCTGCATCACGGCCCGAAATCCAAGTAAATACAGGAAAAAGCCCCCGATAAAGGGGGCTTTTCACAGTCGGGGAAAGACTCATTCCGCTACGGCAGGATTCCGGCGGTGGGCCCAGAGGCCCCAACCCAGGAAGGCGATTTCCGCCAGGGCCACGATGATCATCCACTTCACCACGGGGGAATCGCCCATCCCGTAGGAGTGCATCCCCGTGGTCAGGACGAAGTTCACGCCCAGGTAGGTCATCACGATGGTCTGGAAGGCCAGGATGCTGATGGCCGCCACTCCGAACTTGCCGATCATCCGGTCCAGCTTGGCGTGCAGGATGGCCATGTAGGCCAGGAAGGCCACCAGGGACCACACTTCCTTGGGATCCCACCCCCAGTAGCGCCCCCACGAGGACGCCGCCCACATGGAGCCGGTGATGATGCCGGCGATGAGGAAGATGGAGCCCACGAACATGTACCAGTAGAGGAGGTCGTACATCCGGTCCACCAGCTCCACCCGCCGCGGGGCGAAGATGGTCGCGCCCACCTGCATGTGCGCCACCACCAGGCCCAGGGCCAGCACCGCGTAGCCCACCATGATGATGGGCACGTGGATGGCCAGCCACGGCGTCCCCGCCAGCACCGGCGCGATAGGATGGATGAGGCGGTCGATGGGCAGCAGGTCGGTGAGGGCCATGGTCAGCGTGGCCATCACCGCGGCGTTGAGGACCACCATCCGGTTCTTCAGCAGCGCGTAGGCCACCAGCGCGAAGAGCCCCACGCCCCAGGCCAGGAACAGCATCGACTCGTACATGTTGGCTGCGGGGATGCGACCCCCCACCTGCCAGCGCAGGGCGATGCCCCAGGTCATCACGGCGAACCCGGCGGCCAGGAGCCCCAGGGCCACCCGGTCGAGCGCGGCGCTCTGCCGCTTCCAGGCCACCACGGAGGCGGCCAGGGAGGCCAGGAGGACGATCCAGGCCAGCCGGACGGGGTTCAGGCGGTTGTAGAACACTTCCCGGTCCATCGCCGCGGCGGAGGGCCAGCCTTCGAGGCGCGGCCCCTGGGCGAGCTGGACGAGGCCATCAGCGGGCGGGCCGGGATAGACGGCCCAACGGGCATGGGGATCCGGCGATACGGGCATGGGGCGCACGCCCTGGTTGAGCCCGATGGACTGCATGGCCCGAAGGCGCGACTCGAGCTTGCGGACGTCCTGCAGCTCTCCCTGAAGCGGCCGCTGCTCCATCTCGGCCATCTGCGCCGCCCGGAGGAGGGCCCCCAACTTGGGGTTCCGCACCAGCTGGACGAAGGAGGCGTGCGTGGTGCCGGCCGGCAGGTCCAGGGCCTTCACCAGCGCCTTGGAGCCCACCTGGATCATCGGGGCCTCGGCGCCGGTATTGGGCTCGAACATCCAGCCCATCATGGTCGCCACGGGGTCCTGCCCCTTCCACGTGGAGGAGCCGGTGACGGTCCACACCATATCCCGGGCCAGCGTGTCGAGGGGCATCACCCGACCGTCGTGCTGGACGGGGAGCCGCCGGAGGGCGTCGGGCGAGGGCGCCGCTCCGTGAAGCCCGAGCCCCGCGACCGCGAGAAGTGCCAGGAGCGCGCCCCGCCCCGCGTTCGCGGCGGTGATGGACGCTTCCAGGGCGGCGCGCGCGCGGCTCTGGGAAATGCGGGTGAACAGGACGATCAGCATCCCCAGGATGAGGGTGATGTAGCCCGCGAACACGATGAGCTGGCCCGGATCCTTGGACACGGCCAAAACAGTCGCTTCGCGGCCCTCCTCCTGCTGGTAGCTGGACTGGAACAGCGCATAACCGCGGTAGTGGAACTCGTGATTCATCCAGATCTTCGCGGGGAAGGTCTTCCCCGTTTCGGAATCCGTGATCTGGACCTGGCTGGAGAAGCCCGCGGGCCGCATGGTGCCGGGATAGGTATCCAGGACGAAGTCGTCCAGCTTCACCGTAAACGGAAGCTGGTGGCGCGTCACCGTCTCGCTCTCCCGGTGCTCGCCGGCGGTGTGGACGTGGTGCTCGATCACCGATCCGCTCTGCCCCTCCCACAGGCTGAGGTTCCCCTCCACCTTGAAGAAGTAGGTGACCGCCGCCCCGACGAAGATGAGGATCAGCGAAGCGTGCGTCACCACGAACCCGATCCGCCGCTGGTTCCAGGGGAAGAGGTCGGCCAGCGACATGGCGAGGTTGATGGCGAAGAGGCCCTGGAGACCGAGGAACCACCACGCGTAGTAGACGAGGCGCCCCGCCTCCTCCACACCCGACCGGGTCTCGACGATGGTCCCCACCGACAGCCCCACCAGCAGCAGGACGAGCAGGATGACCGCCAGTTTCAGGGATGCGAGGAACTCGAACAGTTTTCTCATGGATCTGATCCCGAAGTGATGGAAGGGGAGCGGCCTAGCGGACCGGACCTGACTGCTTGGCGATGACCTTGTCCTTGATCTGGGCATAGACGTCCGCCGAGACGATGCCTCGGGTGAGGAGTTGGGCCTTGGTCCGGTAGGGACGGCCGGCAATGATCTTGGCCGCGAGATCCTCGGGAATATGGAGCATGAAGCCCAGCTCGTTCTTGGCAGCGCTGTTGATGTCCACCGGCTTCAACTTGCTCTTCACCGGCGCGCTCAAGGTCGGCTTGGGGGCAGGCTTGCCCTCGGCGGCCACCGCCGCAGCGGCGCCCAGCAGAAGGATCGCCGTGGCCAGGGACGCCCGGATGGTGCGGATGTGCATGGAAGGCCTCCGAAAAGGGCCCCGGTCTGACCGGAATCCTTGAAAAGGTAAACATGGAAACGACCCGGATACGGTCACGTACCCGGGTCGTCTTCTATGAGGGAAGCTGAGAAGTTCCAGCCTCCCTAAGCTGGTTCCTACTTGTGGACGACCGTGACGTCGTACTGTGAGCCCGAGCCGTGGCAGACGGCGCAAGCTTCGCCTGCGACGTTCAGGGCACTGCGGTTCACCTTGATCTGGCCACCGTTGGTGACCATGTGAGCCTGGGCAGCGCTGCTGTCGTGGCAGGTGACGCAGGCGGCGGTGTAGGGCGTGATCATCTTGTCGGTGGTGTTGATCAGGCCCAGCGCAGCCTTAGCCAGCGCGGTGGTGGTGTTGCCGGAGGTGTTGATCGCTTCCTCGCGGGTGGCGAGGGCGTTGGTGGGAACACTGGCGTAGCCGGTGCTGGTGTGGCAGCTCTGGCAGTTGTTCAGGATGCCGGGGAAGCCGATGTTGGCGCCGTTGATGATGTTGACGGCACTCGGCGTCCGATCGCGCACGATCTTGATGGGGGTCGTGCGGTCCTTGCCGGCGTGGATCCCGTGGATCATGTCCTTCAGGTTGTTGGTGGTCTGGGGGAAGGCCAGCGCGAAGTTGGAACCGGCGACCACGGGGTTGGGGATGGTGATGCCCCAGGAGGAGAGGCTCGCCAGATCCTTCGCGGTGAAGGTGGTGGCGGCCGTGCGATAGGCCTCCAGGCCGGCGTCGGTCATGCCCTTGCCGCTGGTGGTGAGACCGGGGACGTGGCACTGGACGCAGATCTGGATGTCATAGTTCCGGTTGCCGCCGTGACCTTCGAACCACTCATGGCAGTTCGCGCACTTCTTGTTGTCGATGACGACGCGGCGGGTGGTGTCGCTGCCGACCGTCTTCACCACGGAAATGGCATGGCGAGCAATGGCGGCGGTAGTCGAAGCCGGGGCGGTCGTCTGGGTGAAGTACCCCTGGAGACCCACGGTGCGCATCTTGGCGCCCACCGGGAAGAGATAGTTGCCACCCACGATGTTCGCGGTGTAGTAGCCGCTGGCGTCAGGGCCCGAGAGCGTGCCGACCGAGGTGGCCTTCGTGGTGTCCAGCAGGTTGGCGATGGAGACCGTGCGGGGCTGGAAGTTAGCAGCGGAGGGCGCGCCGTTGTCGGTCAGCAAGTTGTTGAAGTCTGCGGGAGTGGCAACGTTGTCCTGCATCATGGTCCAGGCCAGCTGGAAGCTGGGGCCTCCCGTGAAGCCGGTCAGGGGGTTGGTCAGCCCGGAAGCGGCGGCCAGGAAGGTCACGGGAGCGGCGGTGGCTCCGTTGACGGACTTCATGATCCGGAACTTCACAGTCACAGGGCCGCCCGAGGTGGTCTGGGTGGCGGTGTTGAGTTCGTAGGTGAAATTGGCCAGGCCGGTCGCGACCGTCGGATTGTGGGTCGTCACGTTCTGGGTCAGGTGGTAGGTCTTGATCGCCGCGGAATCGTGGCAGATGGCGCAGGCCTTGTCGTCCGCCAGGGGCACGTCGGTGCCGGGCATATGGTTCGCGCCGGTGGCGAAGTTCACCGCGTCGTGGCAGGTGCCGCAGGCAAGACGGCTGGGCTTGAGGTTCCAGTTCTGGGCCTGAGCCACGCCGTCATGGCACTTGGCGCAAAGGCGCTGTCCGCCGTCCAGGATCGAGTAACCGAGGGTCTCAAACTTGACGTTGGCGTAGTTGTAGCCCGTCTTGGTCAGCTCCGCGCCCATGTGGATGCGGTGGGCGAGAGCGGTCAGATCGCCTGCCGCGCCGCCGTTGAGCTTGTTGGTGCTGCCGGTGTAGGTGGTGGTGGTGCCGGCAGTCGCTTCGGCGTAGCCGTACTTCCGCTGGTCGGTGTGGCAGACCGCGCAGTAGCGAACTTCGACCCGACCGCCGCCGTGGAAGGCGAGCTTGTCGTGGCACTCGTTGCAGTTCTGGATGGCGACCACGTCGCGGATGTCCGTGGTAGCGGTCACCGCAGCGCCCGTGGAGGGCACGAAGTCGTAGATGGCGTTGACGGGATTCTTCATGTTGACGGCGGTGGCCACCGTGACCGCATCCGACGTATTGCTGCCCGTGCCGCGGGCGGCGCCGGACATCTGGATCGTCACACGGTGAACCAGGGTCGGGGCGTAGGTAACGTCACCCAGGTCAGCCTTGACGTTGTTCCCGGTGTAGGTCATCGCGTCGAGGGCGGCCTGAACCTTGGTGATGTCGCGGTAGAAGGTGTACTTGTAGGTGCCGTCGCCGTTGTCCACCAGGGTGCCGGTGTTGTCGGTGGTGGGACGGGTGGGAGCCGAAGCCGCAGTCGTGGTGGGGACCGTGGTCACGATGTAGCTGACCCACTTGCTGGGGGCCTTCGTGGTGGCGTCTTCCGGGACGAGCTTGGCGATGGCGAAGCTCAGGTTGGGGTAGCTCGCCACCGTGGCGGTGGAAGCCTTGGCCGTAAAGGCGCCGAGGCCCTTGACGCCCAGGCCCGTCGTGGGATCCGTGATCCGGAAATTCACCACCGGAGCGGTACCCATGGTGGCGCCCGTGACCGTGACGGTGGGCTTGAGTTCCGCCCACTGGTCAGGGGTGAGCTGAGCCGCATTCACGACGCTGGGAACGTTGGTTCCATTGGTCCCGTTGGTTCCATTGGTCCCGTTGGTGCCGTTGATTCCGTCCTTCCCGTTCTGGCCGCTGCTTCCGTTTTTGCCATTGCAGCCCACCAGCGCCAGCGCGATGGCTGCGGTGGCGAGAAGGCTGCAAAGCTGTTTGAGGGGCTTGTGTTGCATGGATTCGTCTCCCGTGAAGGGGTGAAGCTGTGGGGGGTTGGGTGAAGCCGATGGGATAAAGCGATGTCTACGTCAGAAATCACCCAAACTATAGCCCCCTCTTTGATCACCTCAAAGGTGGATATGACGAAACACAACATTCCTGGATGCTCCACAAGAACAGCTACAAAATTGCCTGTCTAAACGAATTGTTTGGAGCAACATCTTGACCGATAGTTCAATTGATCGTGGTTCCATAGATGCGATTCGGAAGATGAAGGAAGGAACGTCCATCGCGAAGGTTCCCCGGCGCGACAAAGTTGTGACCTTTTCCACTGCGCGGGACCTCTCTCAGAAAGCACAAAAAAGCCCGGAGGAAGACCTCCGGGCGGACTGCAGGGCGAGACGAGGTCAGGGCTTCGTGGGTGCCTGGCGGACCACGAGGCGATCCTTGATCGCCAGATAGATTCCTTCTGGAAGAACCTGATTCGTGACCAGGTGGGCCTTGGTCAGGTAGGGTCGGCCCGTGATGATCTTGTCCACGTAGGCCTCGGGAAGACCCGGGATCGCCTTCAACTGATCCCTCGTGGCGGTGTTGACGTCCACCCGCTTGGCGTCGCGGGCGGCCTTGGCTTTCGCCTTGGCCTGGATCTTGGCAGCCCGGGCCTTCGCCTTGGCCTGAGCCTCCCGGGAGACCTTGGGTGCGGGCTTGATGTCCGGATCCGGCTCCTGGGCGTGGATTCCGCCCCCTCCGCCAAGCAGGACCACCAAAAGGATCGGAACCAGTCCCTTCTTCACGTTCACTCCTTGCCTCGACGGTCATTGTCGATTTTGCAGTGAGTGGGCGTCAATCGCTCAGCCCACTTCTGAAAAGCAGACGACCCGGCTGCAGAGCACCCGGGTCGTCTGGTACTGCGTCCGGAAGGCGGCAAGCCGCCTTCCGGAATCCATTACTTGAAGTTCATGTGGACGGTCTTGATGTCCGCGGTCTTGCCGGTGCCGTGGCAGATCATGCACTGCTCGACCTTGGCCAGGGCCGTGGTGCGAGCCTCGTAGAAGGCACCGCCATTGCCCTTCATGTGGGCGAGGGCGGACTGCGAGTCGTGGCAGGAAGAGCACGCCGCCGTGATCGGGGTGCTGATCAGGGTCGTACCGACCGCGTCAGTGTAGGGCGTGGTGCTGGCAGTGGCGAAGTTGGTCGCGAAGCCATTACCGTACGCCGTGTTGGCGGTCACGAAGGGGGAGTAGTAGGTGCCGGGGACGACATCCGTGCCATCGCCCTTCACGTAGTTGATCGTGGCGGGGGTGGTGCCGGTGGCCACGGTTGTGGACAGCAGGTTGGGCAGAGCCGCCGCGTTGGTGCTGTTGCTGAAGTCGTACGAGCCGGACACGTGGCAGGCTTCGCAGTTGTTCAGGATGGCGGGGTAGGTGACTTCCCAGTAGGTGTCGCCCGCGGAGACTTCCCACGAGAACTTGTTCACCCGCTTGCCGGCGGCGTGGATCGCGTGGACCGCATCCTTGATGTTCACACCCCAACCGCTGTTGACGCGGTTGACGTTGTGGCAGAAGGAACAGGTCGGCGCGTCGTTGCGCTGGCCAGCGTGGTACACCTTGCCGGTGAAGACGCCGAGGGTGGCGTGGCAGTCGTTGCACTTGTCATTGCTGACGATGGTGCGGCGGGTCGCCTGGGCGGCGAAGCCGGTGGGCAGGGTTCCGCTGATGAGCTTGTAAACGTTGGGCGCGGGAACACTCAGGCCGCCCTGTCCGGTTCCCAGCGTGGTCGTCTTGGGAATGTAGGCGTAGCCGGCCACATTGGTCTGGGTCAGGGGCTGGGTGTTCGTGGCGGCGGCGATGGTGCCGATGCCGTAGGTGTAGCCGATGCCACCCGTCATCATCGTAGCGGTGGTGGGAATCTTCACGCCGGTCAGGGTGAGCGTGTAGTAGCCGCTCGCATCGGGGCCAGTCATGGTGCCGCCGGTCGTGCCCGTGGCAGCCGTCTTGTTCCAGATGTTGCGGACGTAGCCGCTCACCGTGGCGTTCCAATCCGCAGGCTTGGCGATGCCGTCCTGAGGAACCGCAAAGGTCAGGTAGACGCTGGGGCCGCCCACGAAATTGGGAAGCAGTTCCACGCTGGCGTCAGCGGCGGCGGGAGCCGCGTTGAAGGTCGCAGCGGTGCCATCCAGAAGGAAACGGAACACGAACACCGGCTGCTGGCTGGCGTTCAGGGTCACGCTCTTGAAGTCCCAGGTGGGCTTCACGGCGCCCGGAGGCAGGTTTCCGGTGTAGCCGGCCACATAGGAAGCGTTGGTGTTGGCGTTGCCGCCGTTCACCAGCCAGGAATTGTTCGCATCCGGCTTGACCACGGGGACGTGCACCAGCTTGATGCCGGCGGAGCCGTGGCAGGAAGCGCAGTTGACGTCGGAGGTGGCGGCACCACCGGCATGGTTGGCACCCGTCGCCCAGTTGATGGCGTCATGGCAGGCGCCGCAAGCCATGCGGCTGGGCTTCGTGTTCCAGTTGTCGCCCTGGGGAGTGGCCGCAACGGTGGCGGTGTGGCACATCACGCAGTTGCGGAGATCCTGGGGATAGGTGGTCTCATTGAAGTAGACGTTGGCGTAGTTGTAGCCCGTCTTGGTCAGCTCTTCGCCGGCGTGCAGCTTGTGGATGAACGCGGGGAAGTCGCCCACGGCCATGCCGCCGATCTTGCGCTGGCCGGCGGTGGCGTCGTAGCCGGTGCTGGTGGTGGTGGCTTCCGCATAGCCGTACTTGCGCTGGTCGGTGTGGCACACGACGCAGTACTCGGCGTTGATGCGGGCGCCGCCGTGGAAGGATTCGAACTTGGTGTGGCAGCGGTTGCAGGCGGCGGTGTCGACGACGTTGCGCAGTTCGTCGGTGCCGGCGACCGCGGCCTTGCCGGTGGCGGGAACGAAGTCATACCACGCGTTGGCGGGGGTCTTGACGGTCACCGCGGTCACGCCGCTGTTGGAACCGTCGGCGGTGTTGGTGCTGGTGCCGCGGGCGTTGCCGGCGATCTGGATGGTCACGCGGTGGGTGAGGGCGGCCTGGTAAGTGACGTCGCCCAGGTCGGCCTTGGTGTTGGTGCCGGTGTAGGTCTGAGCGTCAAGGAACGCCTGGACCGCGCTGATGTCGCGGTAGAACGTGTACTTGTAGCTGCCGTCGCCATTGTCCACCAGGGTGCCGGTGTTGTCCGTCGAGGGACGGGTGGGCGAAGCGGTGGCGCTCGCGCTCGCGGGCATCGTGGTCACGATGTAGCTGACCCACTTGCTGGGGCTGCCGTTGGTTCCGGGCACCAGCTTCGCGATGGAGAAGGCCAGATTGTTGTAGCTGGCGGCCAAAGCGGTGCTGCTCTTGCTGGTAAAGCCCAGGCCGACAACGGGGGTGCCGTTGCCGTCGGTGACCGTGAAGTTCACGACCGGCTTGCCGGTGACGACGGCGGCGCTGGTGATCGTGCTCTTGAAGGTGGTCTGGCCCCACTGGTCGGGGGTCATCTGAGCGGCGTTGACGGTGATGACGGCGTTGGTGCCATTGGTCCCATTGGTGCCATTGGTCCCGTTGACGCCGTCCTTTCCATTCAGGCCGTTCTGCCCGGACTTGCCGTTACAGCCGATCAGCACCAGGGCGACGGCTGCGGTGGCGAGAAGCCCGCAGAGCTGTTTGAGGGGTGGGTGCTTCATGTTTCAGTCTCCTTGTTCGGGGGGTGAAGCTGGGGGGGTTGAGAGGTCGGGGTAAGTTGGGGCCGACGCGCCTCCGCCCTCTCCGAAAATCGGGAGAGGGCGGAGGGGACGGGGCCTCAGGAAATGGTGCGGCCGTGGCACATGGTGGCGTTGAAGCAGCCGGGCTGGGTGCCGGCGGGGGCGGGCGTGGCCGGCTTCAGGGTGGAGTTGGCGCCCGTCGCGTGGCACTTGAAGCACTCGGGGGCATTGCCCGGATCGGTGTTGACGTGGCTGGGCGAGACGAGGGTGGACCCGGTCCAGGGGCGGTCCGGGTGGGGCGCCTTGGTGTGGCAGCTGCGGCAGGAAACCGTGAGACCGTTGTCGTAGTTGGAGCCGTGGCACTTGGCGCAGTGGGCGAAGCCCGCCATCGCCTTGGGATCCGCGGCGTTGGGAGCCAGCTGGGCACCCATCCGGCCATGCTGGGCGGGAGCGGACCAGCCCGCGGGATGGTCCACGCCATTGGCGTGGCAGGTGTAGCAGCTCACCTTGGAGATTCCGCCCGCGGCGTCGGGGTTGGAGGTGGAACCGTGGCAGGAGCGGCACTGGTCGGGCGTCTTGACGTATTCCGCCCAGTGGGTCTGCTGCCAATTGGCCGGATGCTGGCCGGCGGGATTCTGCGGCGCCGCCTTGCCGGCGCTTCCGCTGCATCCCCAGGAAAGAAGGGCGAGGGCCACCGCGAAACAGGTTCCCATCCCCAGCTTGGCTTTATTCATGTCATTCCCCTTCGAGGCTTGGGCAGGTTCCTACCGGTGGCACGCCCGGCACTTGTCGTTGTTGGCGCGGCCGTGGCAGGTGTAGCAGCTGGAGGGATCCATCTTTCCTTCCATCCGGTGGAGGGTCAGGTAGTCCCCCCGGTGCGGCGTGTCGCGGTCCGGCCGGTCGCTGAGCCGGATGGAGGGCTTCATGGGCGCCTTCCCGGCATGGCAATCGGTGCAGAAGGACTGGGCGTGGCAGGAGGCGCAGGTGTTGGCGTCCTGCCGGGCCTGGACGCGGTGGTCCTTCACGAAGGTCGCGGTGTGGTCGAAGGAGGCATACGGCTTTAGGGCGCCCTTGGCCACGTCGGTGCTGTGGCACTCGGTGCACATGGGACGGCCCGCGGTCAGCTCCTGGGGGTGCGTGGGGGCGAAGCTCGTCTCGGGAGAGATGAGGCTGCAGGCCATCAGGAAGCCGAGGCCCAGGGCCGCGCCGAAGAGCTTGAAGACGGATTTCCGGGCCATCACTGACCTCCCTTCCTAGCCATGCCGAATCGGTACTCGGCGCGCAACAGTCCCCGCGTCTCGTGCTTCGCCAAGGGGGTGCTCCCGTAGCTCACGTCGCCGGAGACCTTCACGTTCGAGGTCGCCTGGTAGCCCAGCGAACCCACCATTTCGTAGACGCTCCGGATGCCGGCCAGGTACGGATTGTTGCTCTCGTAGCGCTGGAGGATGCCGTCGAAGCTGCCGGTGAACTTGCCCTTGGTCCACATCACCCAGGCGCGGCCCTCCTTGTGGGACAGGCTGCGGGAAGGCGCCGCGGGATCCACGAAGATCGCGTTCCCGGCGTTGACCCAGTGACCTCCGACGCCAATCAGGAGCGTCTTCTCGTTCAGGCTCCAGCGGATCTCGCCGCCCGTACGGTTGGCGTCGCCGAAGGTGTCGCGGTGCATGTGGCGGTAATCGGCCAGCATCTGCATCACGTCGCTCGCCGTCCAGGTGACGCTGCCGCCCCAGCCCTTGAAGGTGTCGTTCTCGTCCTGCCGGAAGAGCGAGGGAAGGTTCGTGCCCGCGAAGTAGGCGAAGAAGTTCCGCTCAGCGTAGTTCCCCGAAACGCTGACCTGGCTGCCCAGCTTCACGGTGGCGGTGTAGTCGTGCTCCGCGATGCGGGAGGGATCCTGCCCGGTGACGAGCGGCGCGTGGCTGGCCACGTCGAACACCGTCTTGCCGCGCAGCTGGAAGAGGGAGGTGGGGGCGATCAGGACGTCGACGCCCACCTGCTTGCGGGTGTAGTCCGTGGCGGAGGGGATATCCAGATCCTTGGCCGCCTTGGTGCCGTCCTGAAGGTAGGAGAGGCCGATCTCGCCGAACTGCGAGGCGCGCCAGGCCAGGCGGCTCCCGAAGATGAAGTCGCGCTGGTACTCGTAGTCGCTCTGGGTCCGGGGATCCACCGTCTTGTAGTAGACGGGGCGGCCGCCGAAGGCCGAGATGGAGAAGCCGCCGCGCAGGTCGGTGCGGGCGCTGACGCCGTCCACCTGCTCGAAGCCGGTGGTCTGGTTGGCGGTGAAGCGCCCCGCCTTGATCTCGGCGTTCGCCTGGTCGAAGCGGTACTGGAGGTAGCCGTAGCTGAGGTAGCCCGCACCCTTCGAGCCGTCATAGGAGCTGGCATCGGAGAGGTCGGTGCGCCCCCATCCGAAGAGGTGCAGGGACAACTTGTCGGTCCCCAGCTTGGTGGCGTCGATCCCCAGGTACTGCGTGGCCGGCGTGTAGGTGGCCTTGTCGAAACCCGGAGTCTCCTGCTTCCACATCTGGGCCATGGTGGTGCCGTAGACACTCACCTCCTGGCCCCAGGCCGCGGCGGACATCAAGGTGGCGAGCAGGGCCACATGGGTGCGTCGTTTCATGATTCGCCTCATGGTTCGAAGGGGGCGGTGTGATGGCCGTTCTGTGACGAATGTTCTCTGCCCTGTGACATTCAGGCCCCTCATTCGGACTTCGTGCGGCGGCGGGGGCTTCTCGGGGTCTGACCATCGCACCGGGACTAAGCCGATGCTCGTGTCAGGAACGACACTAGGCCCGAACTCAGCCCACCTCAAGAGAGCAAATGTCTTTTCCTGTATTACCAAATAATAGTATAGATCGACCCGAAAACATCTTTGTGACATTTTCGTTGCATTTCTAAAAATTGAAAATAGATCAATTAAAAAATGACTCCTTGTCAAAAAACCGTCATAAAAACCATCTGTTGTCAAAGACAAAAAAATCAAAAAACACAAACTTGTGACCGGCGCCACTGAAACCAGAGGCTGCTCGAAGGTTTTTGGCCGTTTTTTTACCATTGTGACAAAGGACACAGCCCGCGCGCCGCTACCGGCGTGTGATCCCAGACACGGAGGACGCCGGGGACACTGGTCGCCTGACATGCGTGGAGGTCTTCATGGCTCACAGCACCCTCGCGCTGGGGGTGGAGGCGGTGGGATGCGCCGCCTTCGATGCCGGCATCAAGGGCGCGTTCGGCTATCCGGGCACGCCGTCCACGGAAGGGTTCGAATTCGTCGAGGCGATGATCCGCGCCCAGCCCGAAGGCCGGGTGTCCCAGTGGGCCTCCAACGAGAAGGTCGCCTACGACCTGGCGCTGGGGATGAGCTACGCGGGTTTCCGCAGCCTGGTGACCATGA comes from the Geothrix sp. 21YS21S-4 genome and includes:
- a CDS encoding OmcA/MtrC family decaheme c-type cytochrome; its protein translation is MKHPPLKQLCGLLATAAVALVLIGCNGKSGQNGLNGKDGVNGTNGTNGTNGTNAVITVNAAQMTPDQWGQTTFKSTITSAAVVTGKPVVNFTVTDGNGTPVVGLGFTSKSSTALAASYNNLAFSIAKLVPGTNGSPSKWVSYIVTTMPASASATASPTRPSTDNTGTLVDNGDGSYKYTFYRDISAVQAFLDAQTYTGTNTKADLGDVTYQAALTHRVTIQIAGNARGTSTNTADGSNSGVTAVTVKTPANAWYDFVPATGKAAVAGTDELRNVVDTAACNRCHTKFESFHGGARINAEYCVVCHTDQRKYGYAEATTTSTGYDATAGQRKIGGMAVGDFPAFIHKLHAGEELTKTGYNYANVYFNETTYPQDLRNCVMCHTATVAATPQGDNWNTKPSRMACGACHDAINWATGANHAGGAATSDVNCASCHGSAGIKLVHVPVVKPDANNSWLVNGGNANTNASYVAGYTGNLPPGAVKPTWDFKSVTLNASQQPVFVFRFLLDGTAATFNAAPAAADASVELLPNFVGGPSVYLTFAVPQDGIAKPADWNATVSGYVRNIWNKTAATGTTGGTMTGPDASGYYTLTLTGVKIPTTATMMTGGIGYTYGIGTIAAATNTQPLTQTNVAGYAYIPKTTTLGTGQGGLSVPAPNVYKLISGTLPTGFAAQATRRTIVSNDKCNDCHATLGVFTGKVYHAGQRNDAPTCSFCHNVNRVNSGWGVNIKDAVHAIHAAGKRVNKFSWEVSAGDTYWEVTYPAILNNCEACHVSGSYDFSNSTNAAALPNLLSTTVATGTTPATINYVKGDGTDVVPGTYYSPFVTANTAYGNGFATNFATASTTPYTDAVGTTLISTPITAACSSCHDSQSALAHMKGNGGAFYEARTTALAKVEQCMICHGTGKTADIKTVHMNFK